The following proteins come from a genomic window of Salvia hispanica cultivar TCC Black 2014 chromosome 4, UniMelb_Shisp_WGS_1.0, whole genome shotgun sequence:
- the LOC125222034 gene encoding glycine-rich domain-containing protein 2-like — translation MEKQQNLEWEAAQSIAISVDLVSAAKKQLKFLAAVDRNRCLYDGPALDRAIYRYNAYWLPLLAKHSESPLFEGPLVVPLDCEWIWHSHRLNPIRYKKDCLELYGRLLDNKNVISSVEGTSKNQTEDAWTTLFPGEPFELDLEVKQENTIGDGVVAEKFTKYDLVSAVQRQTPFFHQVSQPHMNETRYIRGAVARYKGFLHLIKRNKEQGIQSFVVPTYDIDLIWHTHQLHPASYTEDLFKYMGRILEHDDTDSDRSKGQKLDVGFTGTNRTFEDLFGRRYWRAGAMYKGVAPSPVRLSPYLGTDMKKEASCTQNPKLQLPSREVFEVMLEFVGVRNLPEGHNGSLFVSLSKAGTDKIFNGRRIVKIGAESGEKQVANFQCQPTGNLQCELMSSSPSVSMGTMSISLEDFLSSDSDLTVEKWFDLVSSNTVPIGLRVAISVTTPTPAPYTLNMLHSQQPIPGKPQFTRELTAIVDEDGKMLLNLHMRDLHKSRGKKECRRRVVIGNSASGKSSTLAEFTGSKWSMVNSPWSVKLPNANNDDGHIFELTGPHTVRFFRGGRLDYNSNSEHEPHLFTAIKFSPEEPYGTTVALLNMKSGTIKIKEEWFILPSIIVTCILGKILRKTNQQNANAKIGVTGVSGGCGTMMANCGVTGVSSGCGSCGSMMANCSVSAGCGNMMANCGVTGTGGACGLSGGKSERVMANCGVSSTSGGCGVPGKMMANCGVSGASGSCGVSSRGTGGACGLSGGKSERVMANCGVSSLSGGCGVPGKMMANCGVSGASGSCGVSSRGSKNMMANCGVSGGAKSESAMANCGASGAAKSEGAMANCGVSGGAKSESAMANCAVSGGAKSESAMANCGVSGGAKSESAMANCGVSGGAKSESAMANCGVSSGESGSVMANCGASGNMMANCGVSNGAKSKSVMGNCGVSAGCGVSSMMANCGVSGGAKSENMMANCGVSAISAMANCGVNGGAKTMTNCSVSSGVSESMTANCGVSNGSTMANCGVSNGESEIFMANCGVSAEVSTKCGGCGLSVEVAEPVVEAN, via the exons ATGGAGAAGCAGCAGAATTTGGAATGGGAAGCAGCACAGAGCATTGCGATCAGTGTCGACCTTGTTTCCGCGGCTAAAAAGCAGCTCAAGTTTCTCGCGGCTGTTGATCGGAACCGTTGCCTCTATGACGGGCCCGCTCTAGATAGGGCTATTTACAG GTACAATGCTTACTGGCTTCCATTGTTGGCGAAGCATTCTGAATCACCACTTTTTGAAGGCCCATTGGTTGTCCCTTTGGATTGTGAATGGATATGGCACTCTCACAGGCTCAATCCA ATTAGATACAAGAAAGACTGCCTGGAGTTGTATGGCAGACTTCTTGACAACAAGAATGTTATTTCTTCTGTGGAAGGAACATCGAAAAACCAAACCGAGGACGCGTGGACAACACTATTTCCAGGCGAGCCGTTTGAACTAGATTTGGAGGTTAAGCAAGAAAACACGATTGGTGATGGAGTAGTGGCAGAGAAATTCACAAAGTATGATTTGGTCTCAGCTGTTCAAAGGCAAACTCCTTTCTTTCATCAG GTCTCCCAACCTCATATGAATGAGACTCGCTATATTAGAGGAGCTGTGGCTAGATACAAAGGATTTCTACACCTGATCAAGAGGAACAAGGAGCAAGGCATACAGAGCTTCGTTGTTCCCACTTACGACATTGACCTCATTTGGCACACTCATCAGTTGCATCCAGCTTCTTATACCGAAGatctttttaaatatatggGAAGGATTTTAGAGCATGACGACACTGATTCTGATAGATCAAAAGGTCAGAAACTGGATGTTGGATTCACTGGGACGAACAGGACATTCGAGGACCTGTTTGGCCGTAGGTACTGGAGAGCTGGAGCTATGTACAAAGGTGTTGCACCTTCACCTGTCAGACTCTCTCCTTACTTAGGCACTGATATGAAGAAGGAGGCAAGCTGTACTCAAAACCCAAAGTTACAACTTCCTTCTAGGGAAGTGTTTGAG GTGATGTTGGAGTTCGTAGGCGTAAGGAACCTGCCAGAGGGACATAATGGAAGTCTCTTTGTGTCCTTGAGTAAAGCAGGGACAGATAAGATCTTCAACGGGCGTAGAATCGTTAAAATTGGAGCCGAATCTGGTGAGAAACAAGTGGCCAACTTCCAGTGTCAGCCTACGGGGAACCTACAATGTGAACTCATGTCCTCCTCACCTTCTGTTTCAATGGGCACAATGTCCATATCTCTGGAAGACTTTCTGTCATCCGACTCCGATCTTACAGTGGAGAAATGGTTTGATTTGGTTTCTTCAAATACCGTGCCGATTGGCTTGCGAGTGGCCATCTCCGTTACCACGCCTACCCCAGCACCATATACACTAAATATGCTTCACTCTCAGCAGCCAATTCCAGGCAAGCCCCAGTTTACTAGAGAATTGACAGCCATAGTTGATGAGGATGGGAAGATGCTGCTAAATCTACACATGAG AGATCTGCACAAGTCAAGAGGCAAGAAAGAATGTAGAAGAAGAGTTGTAATTGGAAACTCGGCTTCGGGAAAATCATCTACTCTCGCTGAGTTTACAGGCTCCAAATGGTCTATGGTGAATTCTCCATGGTCTGTTAAGCTTCCAAACGCAAACAATGACGATGGACATATCTTCGAGTTGACTGGCCCTCATACT GTAAGGTTTTTCAGAGGTGGAAGGTTGGATTACAATTCAAACAGTGAACATGAACCTCACCTATTTACAGCGATAAAGTTCTCACCTGAAGAGCCTTATGGAACAACAGTGGCATTACTTAACATGAAGTCTGGCACTATCAAG ATCAAAGAAGAATGGTTCATTTTACCTAGCATCATAGTTACATGTATACTTGGTAAAATATTGAGGAAGACCAATCAGCAAAATGCTAATGCAAAAATTGGTGTTACTGGTGTAAGTGGTGGTTGTGGAACCATGATGGCTAATTGTGGTGTTACCGGCGTTAGCAGTGGTTGTGGTAGTTGTGGAAGCATGATGGCTAATTGCAGTGTTAGTGCGGGATGTGGAAACATGATGGCTAACTGCGGTGTTACCGGCACTGGTGGTGCTTGTGGACTTAGTGGTGGTAAATCTGAAAGAGTGATGGCTAACTGTGGCGTTAGCAGTACTAGCGGTGGTTGTGGTGTACCCGGAAAAATGATGGCAAATTGTGGTGTTAGCGGTGCTAGTGGTAGCTGTGGTGTTAGCAGCCGCGGCACTGGTGGTGCTTGCGGACTTAGTGGTGGTAAATCTGAAAGAGTGATGGCTAACTGTGGCGTTAGCAGTCTTAGTGGTGGTTGTGGTGTACCGGGGAAAATGATGGCAAATTGTGGTGTTAGCGGTGCTAGTGGTAGCTGCGGTGTCAGCAGTCGTGGATCTAAAAACATGATGGCTAACTGTGGTGTTAGTGGTGGTGCCAAATCTGAAAGCGCTATGGCTAACTGTGGTGCCAGTGGTGCCGCCAAATCTGAAGGTGCAATGGCTAACTGTGGTGTCAGTGGTGGAGCCAAATCTGAAAGCGCTATGGCTAACTGTGCTGTCAGTGGTGGTGCTAAATCTGAAAGTGCAATGGCGAACTGTGGTGTCAGTGGTGGTGCTAAATCTGAAAGTGCAATGGCGAACTGTGGTGTTAGTGGTGGTGCTAAATCTGAAAGTGCAATGGCTAACTGTGGTGTTAGTAGTGGTGAATCTGGAAGCGTGATGGCTAACTGCGGTGCTAGTGGAAATATGATGGCTAATTGTGGTGTTAGTAATGGGGCTAAATCTAAAAGTGTGATGGGCAATTGTGGTGTTAGCGCTGGTTGTGGTGTTAGTAGCATGATGGCTAACTGCGGTGTTAGTGGAGGTGCTAAATCCGAAAATATGATGGCTAACTGTGGTGTCAGTGCTATTAGCGCGATGGCAAACTGTGGTGTCAACGGAGGTGCTAAAACCATGACTAATTGCAGTGTTAGCAGTGGTGTGTCTGAAAGCATGACGGCTAATTGCGGTGTTAGCAATGGAAGCACAATGGCTAACTGCGGTGTTTCCAATGGTGAATCTGAAATCTTTATGGCTAACTGCGGTGTTAGTGCCGAGGTGTCCACAAAATGTGGTGGATGTGGGCTAAGTGTGGAGGTTGCGGAGCCAGTTGTGGAAGCAAATTAG
- the LOC125223540 gene encoding probable beta-D-xylosidase 6 — MGTPLVLFVFLFLFLQLTCHSHSYKRPCQPPHHHSYPFCNTSLSLKSRADSLISLLTLPEKIQQLSNNASALPRLGIPSYQWWSESLHGIASNGPGVSFNGSISSATVFPQVILASSAFNRTLWAALAAAIAVEAKAMHNSGQAGLTYWAPNINIFRDPRWGRGQETPGEDPLVTSSYAVEYVRAFQGGYHRQASGYNLRKRALLGDDHDDQMMLSLSACCKHFTAYDLEKWGQFSRYNFNAVVTEQDMEDTYQAPFRSCILQGNASCLMCSYNSINGVPACANRHLLQKARSDWNFRGYITSDCDAVATIYEYQNYTKTAEDAVAAALKAGTDINCGTYMLRHMMSAFEQGKVSEENIDNALLNLFLVQLRLGLFDGEPARNRFRKLGPKDVCSKEHRKLALEATRQGIVLLKNEQKLLPLNKHGVSSLALIGPLAKSTDLGGGYTGVPCNPVSIMEGLKGYVKDIYHAAGCQDVSCNSTVGFAEALSAARQSDYVVVVAGIDLSQETEDHDRYSLLLPGFQMELVTAVAVVSKKPIILVLTGGGPLDVSFAVRNPQIGSILWIGYPGETGGTALSQIIFGNYNPGGRLTMTWYPESFTRVPMNDMNMRADPSRGYPGRTYRFYTGDRVYGFGYGLSYTNFMYKLKSAPLKLSLPVSITGRRKRNLVYTRGNDDIYVDEVPYCSSLRFEVQISVTNGGDFDGSEVVLLFAKSAKKLRGSPEMQLVGFEREHILQNETAETRFVVDPCDHLSFADEDGNRVLPTGDHLLISKSIEHVVSIERS, encoded by the exons ATGGGCACACCACTTGTCTTGTTtgtcttcctcttcctcttcctccagTTGACTTGCCACTCCCACTCCTACAAACGGCCATGCCAGCCTCCGCACCACCACTCCTACCCCTTCTGCAACacctccctctctctcaaatCCCGAGCCGACTCTCTGATCTCCCTCCTCACCCTCCCTGAGAAGATCCAGCAGCTCTCCAACAACGCCTCCGCCCTCCCCCGCCTCGGAATTCCCTCATACCAGTGGTGGTCCGAATCCCTCCACGGCATCGCTTCCAACGGCCCCGGCGTCTCCTTCAACGGCTCCATCTCCTCCGCCACGGTCTTCCCCCAGGTCATCCTCGCCTCCTCCGCCTTCAACCGCACCCTCTGGGCCGCCCTCGCTGCCGCCATCGCTGTCGAGGCCAAAGCTATGCACAATTCGGGGCAGGCCGGCCTCACCTATTGGGCCCCGAATATCAACATATTCAGGGACCCCAGGTGGGGGAGGGGCCAGGAAACTCCCGGGGAGGATCCCTTGGTCACCTCCTCTTACGCCGTCGAGTATGTCAGAGCTTTTCAGGGAGGGTACCACCGCCAAGCTTCGGGGTACAACTTGAGGAAGCGAGCATTATTGGGCGATGATCACGACGATCAAATGATGCTGTCTTTGTCTGCTTGCTGCAAGCATTTCACGGCTTATGATTTGGAGAAATGGGGCCAATTTAGTAGATACAATTTCAACGCTGTG GTAACGGAACAAGATATGGAAGATACATACCAAGCACCATTCAGGAGCTGCATCCTGCAGGGTAATGCCAGTTGCTTGATGTGTTCATACAATTCTATAAATGGTGTTCCAGCATGTGCGAATCGGCATCTATTACAAAAAGCTCGAAGTGATTGGAATTTTAGAGG ATACATCACCTCGGACTGTGATGCTGTGGCTACCATTTACGAATATCAGAACTATACAAAGACCGCAGAGGATGCTGTTGCAGCTGCTCTTAAAGCAG GAACCGACATAAACTGTGGAACTTATATGTTGCGCCACATGATGTCTGCGTTCGAGCAAGGGAAGGTATCAGAAGAAAATATAGATAACGCACTGCTTAATCTCTTTCTTGTTCAGCTTCGGTTAGGGCTGTTTGATGGAGAGCCTGCAAGAAATCGTTTTAGGAAATTGGGGCCGAAAGATGTCTGCTCTAAAGAGCACAGGAAATTGGCTCTTGAAGCAACTCGGCAGGGTATTGTGCTTCTGAAGAACGAGCAGAAATTGCTTCCCTTAAATAAACATGGTGTCTCTTCATTGGCTCTGATTGGTCCGCTGGCTAAGTCGACTGACCTTGGAGGTGGCTATACAG gTGTTCCATGCAACCCGGTAAGTATTATGGAAGGACTGAAAGGATATGTAAAGGATATCTATCATGCTGCTGGTTGTCAAGACGTATCTTGCAATTCAACAGTTGGTTTTGCAGAAGCTCTCTCAGCTGCTAGACAATCTGATTATGTGGTTGTTGTAGCTGGGATAGATTTGTCTCAGGAAACTGAGGATCATGACAGATATAGCCTTCTGCTACCGGGTTTTCAGATGGAACTCGTCACTGCAGTTGCTGTTGTGAGTAAAAAACCTATTATTTTAGTTCTTACTGGCGGTGGACCATTAGATGTGTCCTTCGCTGTTCGTAATCCACAGATTGGCAGCATTCTTTGGATTGGTTATCCCGGGGAGACTGGTGGAACTGCACTATCTCAAATCATCTTCGGAAACTATAATCCGG GCGGAAGACTTACCATGACCTGGTATCCGGAGTCATTCACCAGGGTGCCAATGAATGACATGAATATGCGAGCTGATCCATCACGCGGTTATCCAGGAAGAACTTACCGGTTCTACACTGGAGACAGAGTATATGGTTTCGGATATGGGCTAAGTTACACAAATTTCATGTACAAACTAAAATCAGCACCATTGAAATTGAGTTTACCAGTATCCATTACTGGTAGACGGAAGAGGAACTTGGTCTACACGAGAGGCAATGATGATATCTATGTTGATGAGGTGCCTTATTGCAGTTCCTTGAGGTTTGAGGTGCAGATTTCTGTGACAAACGGTGGAGATTTTGACGGGAGTGAAGTCGTTCTTCTGTTTGCTAAATCAGCAAAGAAACTGAGAGGCTCTCCAGAAATGCAGCTAGTTGGATTCGAGCGTGAGCACATCTTACAGAACGAAACTGCTGAAACAAGGTTTGTTGTTGATCCCTGTGACCATCTGAGCTTTGCGGACGAGGATGGGAACCGTGTATTGCCTACTGGAGATCACCTTCTTATATCCAAGAGCATCGAGCATGTTGTTTCCATAGAGAGATCATGA